A single region of the Solwaraspora sp. WMMD406 genome encodes:
- a CDS encoding tetratricopeptide repeat protein, translating into MTAPHDPPAAATVSDSGTANADRAGVANSGIIQGDVRPEFHEHHHYAPAAAVTWPVQVGQPPPMASAFQPRDSVRARIQDARDHGADVVLTQRDARPAGTGTRVLAGEGGVGKSQLAAWFAHQAVIERDTDLVAWVLAGSPEQIITGYARAALRVGVPGADGTDPAADAAAFREWLHTTDRTWLIILDDITDPAHLRDWWPPHRPTGWTLATTRRRDAALASGGRRSIDIGVYSPDESLAYLTTRLTEAERPGLLDAGAADLAAALGHLPLALSHATAYMIDQAIGCTAYLARYTAAAPLAEVMPADSDPDDYGRPVAVTLLLALDAADQANPVGLARPALALAAMLSPDGHPDDLWKTAAVTAYLSEQVDRAVTADQSALALRTLHRYGLLTHAPADGARAVRVHALTARATQEASTIDPATVVRAAADALLQLWPELDYSTTTLVDVLRTNTTTLAGLGGDLLWHSDGHPLLHWAGTSLLRSGLHALAIGYWHRIVDDAVRLLGDDHPNTITAHAELAASYWQAGRTTDAITIEERVVTDRVRLLGNDHPDTLTAHANLAASYRQAGRTTDAITIEEKVVTDSVRLLGHDHPNTITAHANLATSYWQAGRTTDAITILEQVVTDRVRLLGHDHPDTITAHASLATSYWQAGRTTDAITILEKVVTDRVRLLGHDHPNTLTAHANLAASYRQAGRTTDAITILEKVVTDRVRLLGHDHPNTLTAHANLAASYRQAGRTTDAITILEKVVTDRVRLLGHDHPNTLTAHANLAASYRQAGRTTDAITIQEKVVTDSVRLLGHDHPNTLTAHANLAASYRQAGRTTDAITIQEKVVTDRVRILGDEHPHTVAAVQALRAWRAGA; encoded by the coding sequence GTGACCGCACCGCACGATCCGCCCGCCGCAGCCACCGTCTCCGATTCCGGTACGGCGAACGCCGACCGTGCGGGTGTCGCCAACTCCGGCATCATCCAGGGCGACGTCCGGCCCGAGTTCCACGAACATCACCACTATGCCCCTGCGGCGGCGGTGACCTGGCCGGTCCAGGTGGGGCAGCCGCCGCCGATGGCGTCGGCGTTCCAGCCCCGCGACAGTGTCCGGGCGAGAATCCAGGACGCCCGTGATCACGGAGCCGACGTGGTGTTGACCCAACGCGACGCCCGCCCGGCCGGGACCGGTACGCGAGTCCTCGCCGGTGAGGGTGGGGTCGGCAAGTCACAGCTGGCCGCGTGGTTCGCCCACCAGGCCGTCATCGAGCGGGACACAGATCTGGTCGCGTGGGTGCTGGCAGGCAGCCCGGAACAGATCATCACCGGCTACGCGCGGGCCGCGCTGCGGGTCGGCGTGCCGGGAGCCGACGGTACGGATCCGGCCGCCGACGCCGCCGCGTTCCGCGAATGGCTGCACACCACCGACCGGACCTGGCTGATCATCCTGGACGACATCACCGACCCGGCTCATCTGCGCGATTGGTGGCCGCCGCACCGGCCGACCGGCTGGACACTCGCCACGACCCGCCGGCGCGACGCCGCCCTGGCCAGCGGCGGCCGGCGAAGCATCGACATCGGCGTGTACAGCCCCGACGAATCCCTGGCGTATCTGACCACCCGGCTCACCGAAGCCGAACGTCCAGGGCTGCTCGACGCGGGTGCCGCTGACCTGGCCGCCGCCCTCGGGCACCTGCCCCTGGCGTTGTCCCACGCCACGGCCTACATGATCGACCAGGCGATCGGGTGCACGGCGTATCTGGCTCGCTACACCGCCGCCGCGCCGTTGGCGGAGGTGATGCCCGCCGACAGCGACCCCGACGACTACGGCCGGCCAGTCGCGGTCACGCTCCTACTCGCCCTGGACGCCGCCGACCAGGCCAATCCAGTCGGGCTGGCCCGCCCAGCCCTGGCGTTGGCCGCCATGCTCAGCCCCGACGGCCACCCCGACGACTTGTGGAAAACCGCTGCGGTCACCGCCTACCTGTCCGAGCAGGTCGACCGAGCCGTCACCGCCGACCAGTCGGCCCTGGCGCTACGGACACTGCACCGCTACGGCCTGCTGACCCACGCCCCCGCTGACGGAGCCCGAGCTGTACGGGTCCACGCGCTGACCGCCCGCGCCACCCAGGAAGCCAGCACGATCGACCCGGCAACCGTTGTACGGGCTGCCGCCGACGCGCTGCTGCAACTATGGCCAGAGCTCGACTACTCCACCACCACACTCGTGGATGTGCTGCGGACCAACACCACTACCCTAGCTGGCCTCGGTGGTGACCTGCTGTGGCATTCCGACGGACATCCACTGCTGCACTGGGCCGGCACCAGCCTCCTGCGGTCCGGACTGCACGCCCTCGCTATCGGCTACTGGCACCGAATAGTCGACGACGCGGTGCGGCTGCTCGGCGACGACCACCCGAACACGATCACCGCCCACGCCGAACTCGCCGCCTCCTACTGGCAGGCCGGCCGCACCACCGACGCCATCACCATCGAGGAACGGGTCGTCACCGACCGGGTGCGGCTCCTCGGCAACGACCACCCGGACACGCTCACCGCCCACGCCAACCTCGCCGCCTCCTACCGACAAGCCGGCCGCACCACCGACGCCATCACCATCGAAGAAAAGGTCGTCACCGACTCCGTGCGGCTCCTCGGCCACGACCACCCGAACACGATCACCGCCCACGCCAACCTCGCCACCTCCTACTGGCAGGCCGGCCGCACCACCGACGCCATCACCATCCTCGAACAGGTCGTCACCGACCGGGTGCGGCTCCTCGGCCACGACCACCCGGACACGATCACCGCCCACGCCAGCCTCGCCACCTCCTACTGGCAGGCCGGTCGCACCACCGACGCCATCACCATCCTCGAAAAGGTCGTCACCGACCGGGTGCGGCTCCTCGGCCACGACCACCCGAACACACTTACCGCCCACGCCAACCTCGCCGCCTCCTACCGACAAGCCGGCCGCACCACCGACGCCATCACCATCCTCGAAAAGGTCGTCACCGACCGGGTGCGGCTCCTCGGCCACGACCACCCGAACACACTCACCGCCCACGCCAACCTCGCCGCCTCCTACCGACAAGCCGGCCGCACCACCGACGCCATCACCATCCTCGAAAAGGTCGTCACCGACCGGGTGCGGCTCCTCGGCCACGACCACCCGAACACGCTCACCGCCCACGCCAACCTCGCCGCCTCCTACCGACAGGCCGGCCGCACCACCGACGCCATCACCATCCAGGAAAAGGTCGTCACCGACTCCGTGCGGCTCCTCGGCCACGACCACCCGAACACGCTCACCGCCCACGCCAACCTCGCCGCCTCCTACCGACAGGCCGGCCGCACCACCGACGCCATCACCATCCAGGAAAAGGTCGTCACCGACCGAGTGCGGATACTCGGCGACGAACACCCGCACACCGTGGCAGCAGTTCAGGCACTGCGTGCGTGGCGGGCCGGGGCATAG
- a CDS encoding serine hydrolase, with protein MDTRRGPGDPSHARRTPCSDQRGCPLDPSNGLRSSGTEEGANRRACGETNRGGADRCAPPIWLDTGWGYAYGWLINTEDGHLRVGKNGGATGSTAYLQMYPDDGIVVAVLTNRADGVSDSNRAEALGSGIGSLVLDTLP; from the coding sequence GTGGATACCCGTCGAGGACCTGGCGACCCTTCACACGCCCGCCGAACTCCCTGCTCTGATCAGCGAGGCTGCCCGCTTGATCCCTCAAACGGCCTGAGGAGCTCCGGAACTGAGGAGGGAGCAAACCGGCGCGCTTGTGGCGAAACCAACCGAGGCGGAGCTGACCGCTGCGCTCCACCCATTTGGTTAGACACCGGATGGGGCTACGCCTACGGCTGGTTGATCAACACCGAGGACGGACACCTGCGGGTCGGCAAGAACGGCGGCGCCACCGGGTCGACGGCCTACCTGCAGATGTACCCCGACGACGGGATCGTGGTCGCCGTGCTGACGAACCGCGCCGACGGCGTCTCCGACAGCAACCGCGCCGAGGCGCTCGGCTCCGGGATCGGCAGCCTCGTGCTGGACACGCTGCCGTAG
- a CDS encoding NUDIX domain-containing protein has protein sequence MIRHFTSSAIVFNDDGHVLLVHHNKIDLWLYPGGHIDPNEDPAEAALREVHEETGIIADILGPPPFRHPAVRSIPSPYAIIEMDIEDRKVGPHRHIDFVYVCQATGGNLTAQVDEVAGAKWIPVEDLATLHTPAELPALISEAARLIPQTA, from the coding sequence ATGATCCGTCATTTCACCAGCTCGGCCATCGTCTTCAACGACGACGGTCACGTCCTGCTCGTGCACCACAACAAGATCGACCTCTGGCTGTACCCCGGCGGGCACATCGACCCCAACGAAGACCCCGCCGAAGCGGCACTCCGCGAGGTGCACGAGGAAACCGGGATCATCGCCGACATCCTCGGCCCACCGCCATTCCGGCACCCCGCCGTACGCAGTATCCCAAGCCCGTACGCCATCATCGAGATGGACATCGAAGACCGCAAGGTCGGACCACACCGACACATCGACTTCGTCTACGTCTGCCAAGCCACCGGCGGCAACCTTACGGCCCAAGTCGACGAAGTCGCTGGCGCGAAGTGGATACCCGTCGAGGACCTGGCGACCCTTCACACGCCCGCCGAACTCCCTGCTCTGATCAGCGAGGCTGCCCGCTTGATCCCTCAAACGGCCTGA
- a CDS encoding DegT/DnrJ/EryC1/StrS family aminotransferase encodes MTTSSHDVLNPVDDRYSPSPCGELDEIRAALDDGRLSGGAPVLAIYEHALAKRFGARRAIAVNSGTSALHAALIALGVRPGAEVLVPATAPLPTAMPVLTCGATPVPVDTLPDSLALDPADLQRKLTERTRAAISLPLWGYPNDERASADLLAQAGVPVIEDACQAHGTRVGNQFAGTHGAVGCLSTHDRKLLSTGEGGFVLTDDEELGERIDWYTHLGHLHGTAHGVNYKLAAPLAAIGLRRLKMLDGQLDRRRRNAQRVLAALPPGGLLRELPYGVQDKPNYYNLVLTIKDRIPQVVAGFEAAGLPPDSIRWRYRPLYHQPIFKPYASQCPNAEHLATTTVQLPVHPGMTDATVGWMADRVAQIAQGDTQA; translated from the coding sequence ATGACAACTAGCAGCCACGACGTCCTCAACCCCGTCGACGACCGGTACTCCCCTTCACCCTGCGGCGAACTGGACGAGATCCGCGCCGCGCTCGACGACGGCCGCCTCTCCGGCGGTGCCCCGGTCCTCGCAATCTACGAACACGCGCTCGCCAAGCGCTTCGGCGCTCGCCGCGCCATCGCCGTCAACTCGGGAACCTCCGCGCTGCACGCCGCGCTCATCGCCCTCGGCGTCCGCCCCGGCGCGGAAGTCCTCGTCCCGGCCACCGCACCCCTGCCGACCGCCATGCCGGTGCTCACGTGCGGAGCCACACCCGTCCCCGTCGACACCCTGCCCGATTCCCTTGCCCTCGATCCCGCCGATCTCCAGCGCAAGCTCACCGAACGCACCCGCGCCGCCATCTCCCTGCCGCTCTGGGGCTACCCCAACGACGAGCGAGCCAGCGCAGACCTACTCGCCCAAGCCGGAGTGCCTGTCATCGAGGACGCGTGCCAAGCCCACGGCACCCGAGTCGGCAACCAGTTCGCCGGCACCCACGGTGCCGTCGGCTGCCTCTCCACCCACGACCGCAAGCTCTTGTCCACAGGCGAGGGAGGCTTCGTCCTCACCGACGACGAGGAACTTGGCGAACGCATCGACTGGTACACCCACCTCGGCCATCTGCATGGCACCGCCCACGGTGTCAACTACAAGCTCGCCGCCCCTCTGGCCGCTATCGGCCTGCGCCGGCTCAAAATGCTCGACGGTCAACTCGACCGACGCCGCCGCAACGCCCAACGCGTCCTCGCCGCGCTACCCCCAGGCGGCCTGTTACGGGAGCTGCCGTACGGAGTCCAGGACAAGCCGAACTATTACAACCTCGTCCTCACCATCAAGGACCGCATCCCGCAGGTCGTCGCAGGGTTCGAAGCCGCAGGCCTTCCACCCGACTCGATCCGGTGGCGGTACCGGCCGCTGTACCACCAGCCCATCTTTAAGCCCTATGCCAGCCAGTGCCCCAACGCTGAACACCTCGCCACGACCACCGTTCAACTCCCAGTGCACCCCGGAATGACGGACGCGACCGTAGGGTGGATGGCCGACCGCGTGGCCCAGATCGCCCAGGGAGATACCCAAGCATGA
- a CDS encoding zinc-binding dehydrogenase, with translation MITGPGQVEIVREHLPALGPDDVYAESVLSGISHGTEMAWMAGDAAALHRSWDPHRRIFLDGAGRDFPVAPGYETIARVTAVGEAAVGKVSVGDLVTLDRPHGTTHIVPADAALASRLPTGAEAERAIFFILARVALGGVHDAEVRLGDIVVVVGLGTVGLLAGQLARLAGAAKVIGVDHYPLRLDTADSLGITPVHAATDDDVAVQVRKLCSPQGADVAIEASGSYRGLHEAIRCVRVGGRVATVASYHGDQDGLRLGEEYHRNRITLVSSMTVNGCPQRAHPAWDLPRLNASARDLVISGQVHVDSLVSHRFPFSEAAKAYQLIAQRPEETIRVVLTYDN, from the coding sequence ATGATCACAGGACCGGGTCAGGTCGAGATCGTTCGCGAGCATTTGCCCGCGCTCGGCCCCGACGACGTCTACGCCGAATCGGTCCTCTCCGGCATCAGCCACGGCACCGAGATGGCCTGGATGGCCGGCGACGCCGCCGCGCTACACCGGTCTTGGGACCCGCATCGACGCATCTTCCTCGACGGCGCCGGCCGAGACTTCCCAGTAGCGCCGGGCTACGAGACCATCGCGCGGGTCACCGCCGTCGGCGAGGCCGCTGTCGGCAAAGTAAGCGTCGGCGACCTCGTCACCCTCGACCGCCCGCATGGGACCACGCACATCGTTCCGGCCGACGCTGCCCTCGCAAGCCGGTTGCCGACCGGCGCCGAAGCCGAACGCGCTATCTTCTTCATCCTGGCGCGGGTCGCCCTCGGGGGCGTACACGACGCTGAGGTACGCCTTGGCGATATCGTCGTCGTAGTCGGGCTCGGCACTGTCGGCCTTCTCGCCGGCCAACTCGCGCGACTCGCCGGAGCTGCCAAGGTCATCGGAGTGGACCACTACCCGCTGCGTCTGGACACCGCCGACTCCCTCGGCATCACACCCGTACACGCCGCCACTGACGACGATGTCGCCGTGCAGGTCCGTAAACTCTGCAGCCCGCAGGGCGCGGACGTGGCCATCGAAGCCTCCGGCTCCTACCGCGGCCTGCACGAGGCGATCCGCTGCGTCCGGGTAGGCGGCCGAGTCGCGACTGTCGCCTCCTACCACGGCGATCAGGACGGCCTACGACTCGGCGAGGAGTACCACCGCAACCGCATCACCCTGGTCTCCTCCATGACCGTGAACGGCTGCCCACAGCGCGCCCACCCCGCCTGGGACCTGCCGCGACTCAACGCCTCCGCCCGGGACTTGGTCATCAGTGGGCAGGTGCATGTCGACAGCCTGGTATCTCACCGCTTCCCCTTCAGCGAGGCGGCCAAGGCGTACCAGCTGATCGCCCAGCGCCCAGAGGAAACCATCAGGGTGGTGCTGACCTATGACAACTAG
- a CDS encoding orotidine 5'-phosphate decarboxylase / HUMPS family protein: MSVRGFAEHLGVNPAAISNWEKRGSATRMRYETQQMLDVDLARSPIEVKQRFAQALKASVAAGPNGAPVLADGGATSAKPDLGTRSRERTKAILAALSRQQPDDLVYTPPADVQRQIADLLVSTARVYLVTGPPGCGKTSFVRHLASHVPGVDFQLLSADSWTEDIDLAREILRYGSLPAGVDPLLTLEDESQSLCRPLLVLIDGPQSRAVVDKVCRQLDGTLRQVLSVNLRFLLVLRTPPDVELAPYPVLAAAVMHGQGRGVGPSLRLDRWDAGTARNVWNAQRHANEPPFDALPARIRNLVRLPLYMSLIRAAKSTEPFGQANAYRLVDFCVASILKAAGLDVERATADLTALARRQLAAAWTHHLLPTIEDDPPGSADGLSTSSVARLVRSGPFGSLTFQHDVIREYLFARWLAQHIESHGRSAVTIELLNDLAARTNTSADLRGVLEFFLQGLDAASPELLAAVAQSPSINLTATLPLMLDLTGESASFATAEVLRACASRCLHDNGLPLARALLRTSAAVTALGAEYPRWMLRVLRRFGPAVWSDIVARVETQLPIAAAHDFVRLTQLDIVEDAVFLARHFYVFLTADDSTSHQLKTLLAHPDWRARAALAEGIRAGQVIPRHTVISIMESLTADRDYKVRAAAAEAAGRSTAPGLEHLLSTLLDDRNWHVRERLLQGLSFRVGDEDSAADLVFRRQEAWRTGPRNVRVAAQRLLLERGKRPLQDEDSSRSALFGLLREIRTGTLRLPTNVQSALIRQGVASKDWVVRTEANLLEHHGTATSVAAGLGKEAFRRLRGGCALQVALDVRDLDHAITVGRAVASAGVQFIEIGDPLIKSVGVQAISAVKQRIPGAWIVAEMMSADWGRDQVVLATEAGADVVLLIGPASIASVSAAAEASRRLGVPIVIDVPEGRLVQGWVQDMERAGVDGFAITTNIDLGVAGSHPLDQAQFIRSWTRLPVAVSGGFEPTDLEARRRRSWDILVVGRGVTDSLDPAVAARDLAASIELTEGHSS; the protein is encoded by the coding sequence ATGAGCGTGCGCGGCTTCGCGGAACACCTCGGCGTCAATCCGGCGGCCATCTCCAATTGGGAGAAGCGTGGCAGCGCGACCCGCATGCGCTACGAGACCCAGCAGATGCTCGATGTCGATCTGGCACGGTCGCCGATCGAGGTCAAGCAGCGGTTTGCCCAAGCGCTCAAGGCGTCAGTGGCCGCAGGCCCGAACGGCGCGCCCGTACTTGCCGACGGTGGCGCCACGTCCGCAAAGCCAGATCTTGGCACCCGTTCCAGGGAACGGACCAAGGCCATCCTCGCGGCGCTCAGTAGGCAGCAGCCCGATGACCTCGTCTACACACCTCCGGCCGACGTCCAGCGGCAGATTGCGGACCTCCTCGTCTCGACCGCTCGCGTCTACCTGGTCACCGGCCCCCCAGGTTGTGGCAAGACCAGCTTCGTCCGCCATCTGGCGTCTCATGTTCCCGGAGTGGATTTCCAACTGCTGAGCGCAGACTCGTGGACCGAGGACATCGACCTAGCGCGGGAGATCCTCCGCTACGGCTCTCTGCCGGCGGGCGTGGATCCGCTGTTGACCCTTGAAGACGAGAGCCAGAGCCTGTGCAGGCCGCTGCTCGTTCTCATCGACGGTCCGCAGTCCCGCGCCGTCGTGGACAAGGTCTGCCGGCAACTCGACGGCACGCTGCGGCAGGTGCTCTCGGTCAACTTGAGGTTCCTTCTCGTACTGCGTACACCGCCGGATGTCGAACTCGCGCCCTACCCTGTCCTGGCCGCAGCGGTCATGCACGGTCAGGGTCGCGGTGTCGGCCCGTCGCTGCGTCTGGACCGCTGGGATGCCGGTACAGCCCGGAACGTGTGGAACGCGCAGCGGCATGCGAACGAGCCCCCGTTCGACGCCCTGCCCGCGCGGATCCGCAACTTGGTCCGCCTGCCGCTGTACATGAGCCTCATCCGGGCCGCCAAGTCGACTGAGCCATTTGGGCAAGCCAACGCCTACCGGCTTGTGGACTTCTGCGTCGCCTCGATCCTGAAGGCAGCGGGCCTGGACGTCGAGCGCGCGACGGCGGATCTGACCGCACTGGCGCGACGGCAACTCGCTGCGGCATGGACGCATCACCTGCTTCCTACGATCGAAGACGACCCGCCGGGTAGTGCCGATGGCCTCTCTACGTCGTCGGTCGCCAGACTCGTGCGGTCCGGACCGTTCGGCAGCCTTACATTCCAGCACGACGTCATTCGTGAGTACCTTTTCGCGCGGTGGCTCGCCCAGCACATCGAGTCCCACGGACGCTCGGCCGTCACGATCGAGTTGCTCAACGACCTGGCCGCTCGCACCAACACATCAGCTGACCTGCGAGGCGTCCTGGAGTTCTTCTTGCAAGGCTTGGATGCGGCATCACCGGAGCTGCTGGCCGCCGTCGCGCAGTCACCGTCGATCAACCTCACCGCAACGTTGCCGCTGATGCTCGACCTCACCGGCGAGAGTGCGTCCTTTGCCACGGCCGAGGTGCTGCGCGCGTGTGCCTCCCGATGCCTGCACGACAACGGCCTGCCCCTCGCCAGAGCCCTCCTGCGGACCAGCGCAGCCGTCACGGCACTCGGCGCGGAGTATCCCCGATGGATGCTGCGGGTTCTACGCCGATTCGGCCCGGCCGTCTGGTCCGACATCGTGGCGCGCGTCGAGACGCAGCTGCCTATCGCGGCCGCCCACGACTTCGTCCGCCTTACGCAGCTCGACATCGTAGAGGACGCGGTGTTCCTTGCCCGACACTTCTACGTCTTCCTCACCGCTGACGACAGTACCTCCCATCAGCTGAAAACACTCCTGGCCCATCCCGACTGGCGAGCCCGCGCTGCCCTCGCCGAGGGGATCCGAGCAGGCCAGGTGATCCCCCGGCATACCGTGATCTCGATCATGGAGTCGTTGACCGCAGACCGCGATTACAAAGTCCGCGCCGCCGCCGCCGAAGCCGCTGGCCGGTCGACCGCGCCCGGTCTGGAACACCTACTGTCCACGCTCCTCGACGACCGCAACTGGCACGTCCGCGAACGTCTTCTCCAAGGGCTGTCCTTCAGAGTTGGGGACGAGGACTCGGCCGCCGACCTTGTCTTCCGGCGTCAAGAAGCATGGCGGACCGGCCCTCGAAACGTCCGAGTCGCCGCCCAGCGACTTCTTCTTGAACGCGGCAAGAGGCCTCTGCAAGACGAGGACTCCTCCCGCAGCGCTTTGTTCGGCCTGCTCCGCGAGATCCGTACAGGCACCCTGCGGCTACCCACGAACGTCCAGTCAGCTCTGATCCGTCAAGGCGTCGCCTCGAAGGACTGGGTCGTACGCACCGAAGCCAACCTGCTCGAACACCACGGCACAGCCACAAGCGTTGCCGCAGGTCTCGGCAAGGAAGCCTTCCGGCGTCTTCGAGGCGGATGCGCCCTTCAGGTCGCGCTCGACGTCCGGGACCTTGACCACGCGATCACCGTCGGGCGGGCCGTAGCCAGCGCGGGAGTGCAATTCATCGAGATCGGCGACCCGCTCATCAAGAGCGTCGGCGTCCAGGCCATCAGCGCGGTCAAGCAGCGAATCCCTGGTGCATGGATCGTCGCCGAGATGATGTCCGCAGACTGGGGACGCGACCAGGTGGTTCTCGCGACCGAGGCCGGAGCCGACGTCGTACTACTCATCGGACCCGCCAGCATCGCCAGCGTGTCCGCAGCAGCCGAAGCGAGCAGACGGCTGGGCGTCCCCATTGTGATCGACGTGCCCGAGGGCCGGCTGGTCCAAGGCTGGGTGCAGGACATGGAACGCGCGGGAGTCGACGGCTTCGCCATCACCACGAACATCGACTTGGGCGTGGCCGGCTCTCACCCTCTCGACCAGGCACAATTCATCAGGTCGTGGACGAGGCTGCCGGTCGCTGTCTCCGGTGGTTTCGAACCTACCGACCTTGAGGCTAGGCGGCGACGATCCTGGGACATCCTCGTCGTCGGTCGCGGAGTCACCGATTCCCTGGATCCCGCCGTCGCCGCACGGGACCTCGCGGCTTCGATCGAACTCACCGAAGGACACAGCTCGTGA
- a CDS encoding GNAT family N-acetyltransferase: MIIAPLTVDRIPDLETLLALGEPYVRLRGSSDYWLYATLFANTCPLAIIDGQVVGSVIAFRSQVDPSQIYLQDVITHPSHRRQGVTRALVEEVHRQGVLWGCRRLFLTSEPDNHAAHSAWLGLGFSNRSGDTTEQGVSVIYDFKGPGKHRAVYERPIGS, from the coding sequence GTGATTATCGCGCCGCTCACGGTAGACCGGATTCCCGACCTGGAGACACTGCTGGCCCTAGGAGAGCCGTACGTCAGGCTGCGAGGCTCATCGGACTACTGGCTGTATGCCACGCTGTTCGCCAACACCTGCCCACTCGCCATCATCGACGGGCAGGTCGTCGGCAGCGTGATCGCTTTCCGAAGCCAGGTCGACCCATCACAGATCTATCTGCAAGACGTGATAACGCACCCCAGCCACCGTCGTCAAGGGGTCACACGGGCGCTCGTGGAGGAGGTTCATCGTCAAGGCGTTCTCTGGGGATGCCGGCGTCTGTTCCTCACCTCGGAACCCGACAACCACGCCGCGCACAGCGCATGGCTCGGCTTGGGCTTTAGCAACCGCTCAGGTGACACGACCGAGCAGGGCGTCTCCGTGATCTACGACTTCAAGGGGCCGGGGAAGCATCGTGCCGTGTATGAGCGACCGATCGGCAGCTAG